The Panicum virgatum strain AP13 unplaced genomic scaffold, P.virgatum_v5 scaffold_2674, whole genome shotgun sequence genomic interval TCAATCCTAGATTCGTTACCCTTTGGTAATCAAATTCAACTTCTGGGATGCGAGAAATCTTGTGGGCATCCTCCCCCTTGCATCTCTTAACCAGCCTTGGATAGTCTCTAATGGACAGTCTCTTCAAGGTGGTAAGGTTCCGTATGCTTTCAGGAAAACATGCCAGCTTGGGCGGGGACCAGATGAATAATTCTTCAAGTGCAATGAGCTGCCCCAGCCATTCCGGCAGTATCTCCAGGTTGGGTAAATACAAAAGTAGCCCTCTGAGAGAGGGGAACCAGCATAGACTGGCCTCCGGCAAGGACAATAATGAGCGGTCGTATGCCAAAGACATTCAATTCCTCAAGGGTGGAAAGGTGTTGAAGTCAACCACGGCGGGGTCATGGTGTGCCACCGAGAGGGGAGAGGGCGCCGCCACATGAGGACGGTAGAAGCTAGGCCCTAGATGTTGGGTCGCGGTGAGCTGCCTTGGAAGGAGGGGTGTCAGCCGCCACACGGTGACCATCCATCTCGAatctgtaaggaaaatggcctcattaagccattgttttgtgattttggtgattgagtaacaacgcaatcaatgggactaatgcgTTTATCAAGTAAACAttaatagatcccagggatgaagcaaaaaggccaagcaaagcaaaacacgaagaaagaacacaaagaaaccctgaattggacgagttctgcaagaATCAGTTgtatcggttgaaccggtgagccagcaccggtctatccggtgggGTGGGgctcggatgcaccggtgccctaGCACAGGAGCAAGTTGCAGTGCTGGTGCCAGCAAGCCGTGTGGCACCAGATGCACCGGTGGTGCCAAGATGTTGCACCGGTGCAAGCACCATTTCATGCATCAGACAGCATGTCAAGTGGCCTGGACGAagttcttcagcaccggatgaactggTGGTACACCGGAAGAAGCACCGGTGAAATTCCGGGACAGTTGCAAGGAAGAGAagctgcaccggatgaaccgttGACAAAGCACCGGTCTATCTGGTGATGCCACATCAGACTGTCAGAGACCCAACGGCAACCCATTGCACAGAGTGActggatgcaccggtgctaTGCCTTCAGATACACTGGTGCATACGCAGAAAGGTGGCCaacggctctaaacggctacttcgacttggaggcctatatatatgccatcccccggccTTTTGGAGTTTGCTGGAGTTACTACAAGTCTcgtacacacccaagaacatctccaagccatccaagagcttagtgttcatatctttagcccttagcacactttgagagtgttgtgtaaaggattaggtcttagtgagtgagtttgcaaggccttgagcccttgtgctgtggttctcttgtgaaccaaaagaagattcGGTGCGCTGGCACCTTGGAGCTTGAAGGCTCgctggcaacgtcatcgacccttcgacttagtgtggagcggcgacgacatcctttgtgcgggggacgtggagacccccatccttagTGGAAaaactccttagtggaacccgggatcaaggtgactgtgattgtgttcacgggagagacttgattgccgagtagcaatactcttagtgagtgctacaacaacgtggatgtaggtgtgcctttgtggctaaccgaaccacgggataaacacccgcgtcaagagtttacttctctctatcccgctctttaagcttccgcatttcatattagtaatatttgtgcctttactttcatagagtagtttcttgataagaaaggctataggttgctaaactcttttgggataggggtttcacactagaacatccatagttgcacatctagatagcttgtcttagtttaattttgtgcaaataattggagccataggtctaaagTTTTTAAGtttcctaattcaccccctccccctcttaggctagagcgcgcTACCGGTCCTTCCAGAATCCATCGTCCCCATGTGGTGCCAGTCGGCACCACTTCCGTGCCCCCTTGCGCGGTGCGCCGCAATCCACCACGGTTGTGTCCGCGAGCATCCCCCTTCTCTTTTCTGGGCTACCCCGGCCCAATCCTGCCGTTCCCTTATGGCGGCGGCCAGTGCCCCCTCCCTCCAACGCGCCCGCCATTCCATGCATGCCAGGGTTCTGGTCGAAAGCCTAGCCCAGCTCTACACTGGACCAGTGACGATGATCGCCCTCGAGCAGTTTCTCTTCTTGAAGGCGCGCTGAAGAACCTCTTGTGGCCTCCTCTTCTTGGACGCTCAGGTCAAAGTTGTTTTGCTCGGCACAAGACTTGGGCTAAAGCCATGCTAAGCTCATGCTTAGTCAATGATGATTACGTTCTTGGCATCATTTACATTCATGGAGGCATCATCTAAGATCTCCTGTgccttggtggtggtggtggtgcagttTTTCTCTCCTTACTAGTGTATTTATGGTTGCGCCACCGTTCGTCCTTGGACTGGGGTAGGTGGAGATCTCAAGCATCCAGTTAGGGAAGTTTGTGCTCCTGTACCCTGCTAGTTCAAATCCTTCAAAAGTTCGAGGAGGTATAAGATTCTCCAACACCTCTGCATCTATCTTATACTCCGTGGTATCTGCATGATCCCACGAAAGGCTTAGCACCCGGAGGTCTGGATTATCTCGCAGTTTAGCTCTCTCTGCATCTAACAGTTGCTCAACTTTCTCAAGGTGATTGATCTCTAGGTGTTGACAAGACAATTTCCCAATGCTCACAAGACTGCTATGCGGCCCATAATCCACCTCGAGCACATCATGTACACTATGTTCTACTGTCCTGACAAGCAACTGCAGCGCCTCAAAGTGGAAGGAgcaacaacatcatcaatatgtGCGTTGTTTCTTGTGTCGACTTCAAACATGGAGAGATTAGTCATGTAGCCAATACCATCTAGCAACTCATTGAGAATCTGCAAGGTCTTCATGCACAATACTTGAAGCTGCAAGCTACAAAACAAGGATGGGAGATTTTCAAGCCTTACACAATATGATAATGTATGCCACAGAAATGATAATGTACTATTGGACTGGTTGTAGGGCAGACACAATCACACAAGACACAAGCATGCATGAATCCCAGAGAAATCAATACAACTAGTACTACTTTCTTGCAGATTTCTTGTGGGATTCAAATGCATGCTCGTACTTGTACCCAGAGTAGCATTTCTCATAGTATACCAATCAACATGGAACAAACACGCCACCCAGAAGCACACCTCCATTACATTTGCCAGTAATAAATTTCACAAGACACAAGCACATTATCAGTGTTGATATCAGCTATAGGTACATTTGTACATTATCAGTGTTGTTACATTTGCCCAGAAGCACACCATCCAGTTTCAGCAAATATTCCATGTCCATCCCCTCCACATCCTCCAGTCCGCTGATAGCCTGACaccacgtcctcctccgcctccttgcTCACTCGTGATGGCCGCCTTTGCCTCCACCGATAGGTAACCTGGTTACCAAGATATATAGCTCCATGATGAGCAAGAGTTGTAATATGCATTGCTTTAGTGAGCTAAGTTTCTGTGGCAATGTAACTCATAGCACCCGCCACCCATATATATCTGGGTGATTAAACTTTGCTTGGCACAGTAATAATCTACATGTACTATACCACTGTGCTTCGGTCAACCTCCTCCGTGCCTCTCCTCCATCCACCTCTTAGCTAGCATGGCTTCCAAAGGTTCATCAGTATGGTCTTGCTAGATCTTGCACTCTACCTCTGTTTGAGAAgcaatatttatttttgatctTCAAGTTCCAAGATCAGCAGTATGAAGCAATACATAGTTACATGCATGAACAAATCAGAGAATCACTATGCTTTTGGAAGGTTTCTTACCTCTTATTCTCTGACAGGTTGTCCCTGCACGAATCTTGTGCCATCCAACATTACTTCTGGGATGTGAGAAATCTTGTGGGCATCCTCCCCCTTGCACCTCTCAACCAGTCTTGGACAGCTCCCAATTTCCAGTCTCTTCAAGGCGGTAAGGTTCCGTATGCTTTGAGGCAAAGATGTCAGGTTGGGCAAGCCCCTGATGATTATTTTTTCAAGGGTAATGAGCTGCCCCTGCCATTCCGGCAGTATCTCCAGGCTGGGTAGCATCAAATGTAGTCTTCTGAGAGAGGGGAAACATGGAGTGGCCTCTGGGAAGGAGGCTAATGAGCTGTGGAAACCAGTGACACTCAATTCCTCGACGGTGGCAAGGTGCTGAAGTCGATCCCACTTGTCAGTAGTAAAACTTTTGCTTCTGATTATGGCTTCAAAAGGAAGAGTGGAAGATGAAAGCCTCCCAAACCCATGCATTGGTGGTAGCACCTCATCGCCTTAGGTCAAGTCCCAATACATACTTTTGGGGGGATACGGCAGGAACTTCAACTTTGGGCAGTCCCATACATCCAACATGTGCAAATTAGGGATTAAGAaatcatcaccttcttcacctGATCGTGTTGTCCAGCACTCCTCCAAGTTCTTCAATCCATATAATTGAATAACTCGCAACCTTTTGCATGCTCCTTTCTCTCCATAGAATTCCTTTCCGATCTTCCTGATGTTGGGAATTAGGATGATAAGCAACAGCCTGAGATTGGGCAGCATCCCAAGTGGAGGAATAGCATCACATGCTAAATTCATGAGTTTGATACTGGTGAGATACGGAAGATAGGAGGATATCTCAAGCATCCATTTAGGGAAGTTTGTGCCCATGTAACCTCTTAGTGCGAATCCTTGTAGAGTCCGAGGAGGAATAAGGTTCTCCAACACCTCTGCATCTCTCTTGTTCTCTGTCatatcttcatggccccaggaAAGGCATAGCTTCTGGAGGTCAGCATTATCTCTCAGTTTAGCTCTCTCCGCATCTTCCGAATGCTTGACTTTCTCAAGGTGATTAATCCGTAGGTGTTGACAAGCCAATTTCCCAATGCTCACTATACTGCTATGTGGCCCATAACCCACCTCGTTTAGTTCATGTACACTATGTTCTACTACCCTGTAAGGCAGCCTCAAAATGGAAGGAGTTCCAAAGAAATCTATATCCCACCCCTTTACTGAGTGGACTTCAAACTTGATGAGACTAGTCATGTTGCTAATACCCTCTGGCAACTCATGGAGATTCCACATGTACAGTACTTGAAGCTTCAAGCTACGAAATGACGATGGCAGATTTTCAAGCCTTATACAATATGACAAATCAAGGCGCTTCAACTTTGACAGACCACCAAATGGCTCGGGCAATGATTGCAGCTTAGAACAGCTTGTTAGATTCAGAGAATGAAGCTCAGAAAGATTACCAAAGCATTTAGGGAGCTCTTTTATATCATGACAGTCTGAAAGATCTAGGTCTTTAAGATGCTTAAGTCGGCAAAAGGACTCTGGTAACATATGTGCATTGTAGCAGTCAGAGAGGTTTAAGAACATGAGATTTTCAAGATTGCCAAAATTGTTTGGTAGGCCTTGTAGTTGGTGGCAACTTGATAGGTTTAGATGCTCTAAAGACTTGATGTTAATACTGTCAGGCAGTTTAACTAGTTTCGAACAGCTGGACAAGTTTAGGAACAAGAGGTTAGGAAGGCTACCGAACTTGTCAGGGAGCTTTTGGAGCACATTACAGCCTGACATGTCTAGATGACGTAAAGAAATAAGATTGCCAATTGACTCAGGTAGCTCATAAAATTTAGAGCATGCTGATAGGTTGAGGAACCAGAGTCCAGAGAGCTCCCCAAATGACACGGGTAACTTATTGAGGCTGCTATTGCCAGATAGGTCCAAATAACAAAGGTTAAGAAGGCTACCAATATTATTAGGCAAGGTTTCAAGTGCGCAGTTAGACAGAATTAGTGTCTGCATATTCTGAAGTTTATGCAAGGATTTCGGAAGTGATGTAATTGGCAAGCCCGAGGCATCGAGGTACCTTAGCAGCATTAGTTGATGAATGGAAGATGGCAACGATATGTTGCTGGGGACAGATTTCCCTTGGATGGAACATTCACTTATGTCCAAGACACGCAAATACTTGCATTTAGAGAATGACTTATCTTGAAGCTGCAATCTATCGCACTCTGTAAAGTGGTGAGATCTAATTTTACTTGGAATTTTTTTCCGATCAATAGACTGCTTCTGATAATTGATAAACTGCATATGTCGGCAATAATTCTTCTCAAGGCTGTTCTGAGTCAATTCTTTGGGATCATTTAGAGCAATTAACTGTTGGCCAAGTATTATCGTTGCAAGATCATAAACCAAATCATGCATCGTCACCTTGATGGGACCTTCAGCATCCTCTGGAGCATTCTGCAGACTGATCAGTTGTTACTACTGTTAGTAGCGAGAAAGATTATCTTGATGGTAACGAACGAGCTGATTCTTACTTCTAGTTGTTAAACCTTGAGTGAATTTCACAAAATAATAATACTAGCATCGATCTTCTCAGATCTTTTTGCTATCTAGGTGTGTCCGCGTTCTGCTTAGGATGGGTGACTCTAGCCTTGAGCTATTTTAGCTTTTTCTTAGCTCTCCTGcatcattcaagaaaaaaaaaacaattttgcACTGATCCTGATAGACCCCAAGATGCTTAAATTGGATTTCTATTTCCACTTTTAGAGAATCTCAAGAAAAAAATGGATACCAACAAGTTTTCTCCCAATATTTTCACTCCACCTGTCCCGCTCTGATTCTCACAAAATTTTCATCCACTGTTGCTCTTGTCGTCCCCTAAGCCAGCAGCACTACAGCATTTTTTTCTCCGTCCTTCACTCATAGGGCTTATTTGCTTTGCCTTGAGACAAACTTGCATAAACCAATAAGCTCCCCTAGGCGTTTGATTTCGAGCGCTTAGAGCTAAGATGCTTGCCAAGCCAAGGGTGTGGCGGCAGGGCATAAACCAAACAACTCCGATATACATCGCATACCAAATAGACACCCACAATAGCATGTGGGGGCTTTTGTCTATGTGCCTATTTTTCCTCTCTATATGATCCATTCGGTTTAGGTATACAAAACATTTTAATGTTTCCTTAATGCTTTGTTTAATatgattgttttatttttctcatTTATATCTTGTAGTATTTTTACATATATTATGGTACGATTCATCTAAAGTTCTTAGACACGTCCCAGCTTGTTTGGATCTTTTTGCTACCATCGAATTCTTTTAATTCTTTTACTACAAACTTGCACACCCCTCCTACATATTTGGGAAAAAGGTCATTCCTTTCCATCTCAGATAATGTTCGCTAGGGTCCTCATTGCCATTGAGGTTCTTGGGTTTTTATGTTTCCAAAACGAGCTTGAGGTTCTTGAGTTATCACTAGAGTATATTGGTTTTAATTCTTTCATCATGTTACAATTAAACATTTCAATCAGAATATTAATGTGATCATTTCCTTCAATCTTCTGATAGTGTCCTTCTTTCTAACTAACAAACAACCATCTattcagaaaataaaaaaacgatTCATAGCCTGAATGTTCAGAATTCTGTGATTCATTAGTCGCCATTCGATGAAGTAAACGAAAATTTAGCCATAGCTGGTCAATTTTTAACAATAAAAATCAGTTATTATGACTCTAGTTAGTTATATTAAGTAAATATCCCAACTTAacattcccaaaaaaatttgggccATTGGCACATTAGCTGCTCATATAGTTCATGatgctttcttttcttttactgAAATACTATGGAGAAGTGGCAAAATAGTTCGTGTGTTCATTGTGTTTCCATGGATGTGGATTCCAGTGATAACTGTGGGTAAGACCACCATGCCACTCAATTTATTGTTAAATAAGTACTAACATAGATCTGTTGACAATCTTGGAGTTTAACATCGGTAGCATTGCATCATGCAGAATGAATGAACGGATGGAAAAGAGATTATTCTACTGACCTGAGAAGTCTTGGAAATTTGAAGAAAAGACATCCCCAACAAATAGTCGACACAGTGTTTGCCATCGATGATTGATTGAATATATCCAAGGGCTCTCCATTGCTGGATGAGGTTGTCACTAGCGATAGTAAAGCCCTTGGCGTAAACTGCACAATATGTGAAGCACAACTTGAACTTTAACGGCATGTAGTAATAGCTCAACATGAGGCCCTCCAAAGGCTCTTGCAACAAAGTATTTTCTTCCATACCCAAAATAATCTTCTTGTCCCTTATATCTTCCCATGCCTCTGTAGACTTATGTTGGGATAACAAAAATCCAAGAGATCGTGCTAGTAGTGGTAGACCTGCACACTTCTTAGCGATTTGTCTACCAATTGGTTCTAATCCACATAGATCCTCACCTTGC includes:
- the LOC120694064 gene encoding putative disease resistance protein RGA3; its protein translation is MLKSMLPTKKYLIVLDDMWEEGVDNLEKLKHMLQYGRKGSKIILTTRMQHVVDKLDIGALASQGIIRPVRKSDQINLSILSDDDCWNVMRQTPFWQGEDLCGLEPIGRQIAKKCAGLPLLARSLGFLLSQHKSTEAWEDIRDKKIILGMEENTLLQEPLEGLMLSYYYMPLKFKLCFTYCAVYAKGFTIASDNLIQQWRALGYIQSIIDGKHCVDYLLGMSFLQISKTSQNAPEDAEGPIKVTMHDLVYDLATIILGQQLIALNDPKELTQNSLEKNYCRHMQFINYQKQSIDRKKIPSKIRSHHFTECDRLQLQDKSFSKCKYLRVLDISECSIQGKSVPSNISLPSSIHQLMLLRYLDASGLPITSLPKSLHKLQNMQTLILSNCALETLPNNIGSLLNLCYLDLSGNSSLNKLPVSFGELSGLWFLNLSACSKFYELPESIGNLISLRHLDMSGCNVLQKLPDKFGSLPNLLFLNLSSCSKLVKLPDSINIKSLEHLNLSSCHQLQGLPNNFGNLENLMFLNLSDCYNAHMLPESFCRLKHLKDLDLSDCHDIKELPKCFGNLSELHSLNLTSCSKLQSLPEPFGGLSKLKRLDLSYCIRLENLPSSFRSLKLQVLYMWNLHELPEGISNMTSLIKFEVHSVKGWDIDFFGTPSILRLPYRVVEHSVHELNEVGYGPHSSIVSIGKLACQHLRINHLEKVKHSEDAERAKLRDNADLQKLCLSWGHEDMTENKRDAEVLENLIPPRTLQGFALRGYMGTNFPKWMLEISSYLPYLTSIKLMNLACDAIPPLGMLPNLRLLLIILIPNIRKIGKEFYGEKGACKRLRVIQLYGLKNLEECWTTRSGEEGDDFLIPNLHMLDVWDCPKLKFLPYPPKSMYWDLT